Part of the Plectropomus leopardus isolate mb chromosome 7, YSFRI_Pleo_2.0, whole genome shotgun sequence genome, attaattattatttctttattgagTTCTCTGTGCGTGAGATCTCTTTGAACTTGTCATGATTATCAGGAAATTGATGAATACACTGGTCCTACTTcatatcatttttctttaataggAAATAATGCTCAGGCTGTTTAATTTCATACTTTTATACTAATTTTCTGTTGAATCATCAAAGACTCTCATGGGGTTTCAGTATTCATGAAATGTGCCTTATTAATGGTGAAGTCACCGCACTGAACACAGAGTTTGATGAGtctcaggggaaaaaaacaggataatGTCAAAACCGTTTTAGTTGCTCCTTCTTTCTGTAAGCAGTAGAGCTGGTTTACCATCAGGCCTTGGCTCAGTGCCACTCTATTGTTTCAATTACATCCTGTTGACAGGACACGGCTAATTACATGCACATGAGTTACAGAACTGTTTCTGTCatggttattgtttttttaccttggaaataaaaaaacattggctTTAAACATCAACAATCAGCTTTCAGAAACAGCATCTACTATTGTAAAATTAAACAGCGGTTTATGTAGTACAATATCCCCACTGAACTTTTGGGAAACTGCTGAAAGTGGAAGTTGTATTTTGGTGACTGTACATTTTCTGCGTCATGAGTCTATAAAATGAAAACTCTAATATTACTTCTGGTGTGAGCAGGGGGCAATGGTACATATTATGATTCAGAGGCAGATCGTACGTTTGTACTTAATTTATCTTAaatcaaagcaacaaacaaCCAAAGACACTTCCTAcacttgtttttgcatttccacagctcaatgttttacacatttttaataaaatgttgtgttttttgatgtattttctgtCGAAATTAATCTTTTCAGAAACAGGACACAAGTATTGATTCTGTCTGATGAATATATACAGAATTACCACTGAGGACTACATTTCCAATGGTCGTCCAATTCATTGTCAATTAGCAGACATAGTGTACACACAGCAGTCGATGACTTTGTTACATATATTTGATTGCACCGGTATGGCAGTGTCTGCTTTTTATAGTATGGAAAGTTCCATAGTTTCCAAACAGCTCATCAATATAACTTAGTGCATCAATATTCAATTACCATGAGCATGTTTGCCTTGACCCTGGAACAGTGGGAAATGGTATGTTGCCCTCAGTagcacagcaataaaaaaaaacaaacatggatgttaCTGGGCCCTTTTTAAGAATTTGGAtcttaaatcaaatatttgcaGCTGAGCAGTCATTGCTGTAATGTTTCATATTAAAGACTTAATGATGATCTCGCTTTAAACCATTTGAAAGTAAAACTGAAAGGTTTCTGAATTTTGTTTGGTTAGACCCAAAGGtctttaaaaccacaaataaggAAGCCTGATCTGGGAACatcttttatttcatgaaaaataacGGTTATGCCAGAGAGAGTGTTTTTGGATCCACTCCTTAGGAACACTGCAACCACTGGGTCTGAATGAGGATTTTGATATGAGTGTTTtattatgaatacattttaatagaTTTTAATATGTTCTATGTTATATGATGGCTGAAGCCTGATGTCTACATAGCATCTATttctattgttatttatttgattgtaaaaatgttgtgtttgatgtttgacTGTCTCTGTAGTGACAATGTGTTGATTCTGTAGTCACTTTCTCAAGGACTACAATCCCCTTGATGTCTTGCTACTCAAGACTCAGTGATTGACACAAGTGCTCTGCATTAAGGCTAATCAAGTGATGTTCTCCCAGGTCTTTACGCTGCTGAATCCACCTGTTACCTGTTACTCTTTGAAGAAGGTCTCTGACTGAAAGCTTGCatagtaaacatgttttttgcacAGATTTGAATGTGCGGATGTCCTTTTTTCACTATTGATAACGATTCAGCTCCAGCACTTCATTTTAAGTCCAAATACCGAGTGAgcagtgtttttccaaaatttcaTTATGAATCGATGAACTATGTTGATTGACAGTGAGTCAGGGGACGCCCTGGGGCTGAAGTACAagtgaaaattgatttttttcctcctttttattgaaaaagaggaaatgacgcTGCTATTTTCCCAATATATTACCCCAGTATGACCCCAGTATGACCCTCTGCACCCGTGATGTTAGTGTACCAGACTAGTTTGAATCAATCCTGCTCCGCTGGGCAAGACAAGACTTTTTAGACCAGAAGTGAAGAGTTATAGCTTGATattcacagaaaaatgaaaaacattgcGCTGGTGGGTTTTGTCAACACACACCTACATAAGGCCTAATATACTCTACTCTAGAGAGTTTGTCTTGCTGTGTGAAgctaaataacaaataaacatttcatgTAGTGGGTGTGGAGCTGCTGACTGACCTCAGATAAGAAGCATATTTATCACACAGAGGCATTTAGAGGTGTTTGGAATTGGACAGTGTGTGAAGTTGGCAACCAGCTGTTGGCAGGTTCACTAATCCGTTGCGATAGATTTCTTGTAAATGGGATAAAATAATGTGTCAAGTGCATGAGAACTTAATTACATCTAGATAGGAGCAGCAGGGTATGAAATCGGACATGATGACCCATTGATTACCTCCCTATAGTAGCAAACTATTGATCGTGTGAGGCCTATGTGTATAACTGAGTGGTATTGATAATGTGGGGATTCAATCCGCCCTGacagttttttctctttgtttagAGCAAATTCATGGCAACAAATGAGGGCTAACGAATCCTAAGCATGCAGTCTGGACTTACAAAGCATGTATTTCGGATCAGCTTTGTCATTTACACTCACAGCTATTGTACATACCCAAATGAACCACACAAAATATGTCCAGTGAGTTATTATCTCTGCTGTtgaatgtaaacagcatttcTGTTTGTAAAGGTAAAaacgtttgaaaaaaaaaaaacccctcctGACAAGCAAATACTGAGATCAATGTCCGCATTACAGCTGATCACAGACCTATAGCTGCGAGGCCGTGATTTAAATGCATCAGTGAAGCTGCTGGTATTGACTTTCTCTGCTCAGAGTAGTTGGCAACCTTCCCTCAACAGCTCCCACTTTGTTTCtggcagcacagcagcagaggcGGGTCACTGAAGATTAGGTGATGCACGGGGACTGATGTGGAGGGTGctaatgatttttaaaactttttggtgaCTGTGTCAGGGCTGCATGACCCGAGGAGATTTAAGTCACCACCGGCAGTCTGTCCACGCCGCTGCAAGGTAAATGAAAAGGGCAAGAGAGCTGATCTCTGCCCTGGTCTATAAAATGACTCTGCTGAGGGGAATATTTTCATTAAGACAAAAATTTTGACAGCTGACCAGTGAAGATAACATATCACTGGAATTACAAGTCCTCTCTGAcaacttttaatattttgcaaatatgtgacacttgcattttgcatttttatgtcacaAGTTTTTGACTcgctgtttcatttttttcaattaagaGGTACTATAATTCTTTTCCAATGTTACtgagaaatcttttttttcaatttctatatttttcttgtttttttggttgtttactACTGCTTttatagtgtgttttttaatctggaaaaagttaattttatcaATATGTCTTTGCTTCCCATCTTAAAGTCCACCTTATTTCCTAAAAGGTGTATTGTGTACCTCTGTTCATTGTACTTTTTCCTCTATAGACACCAATTTTGGACTGTTTCTGCAGATTTTCTTCCataattatttctctctttctgtcactgACTTTCTACCAGTCATAATGGCAGAGTGAAGATGGGGGACTGGAACTTCCTCGGGGGGATTTTGGAGGAGGTGCATATCCATTCCACTATGGTTGGCAAGATCTGGCTCACCATCCTGTTCATCTTCCGCATGCTGGTCCTCGGAGTGGCAGCTGAGGACGTGTGGAACGACGAGCAGTCTGACTTCATATGCAACACTGAGCAGCCGGGATGCAGAAACGTCTGCTACGACCACGCTTTCCCAATCTCCCTCATCCGCTACTGGGTGCTgcaggtcatttttgtgtcttctcCCTCGCTGGTTTACATGGGCCACGCTCTGTATAGGCTGCGGGCGCTGGAGAAGGCCCGGCAGAAGAAGAAGGCTGTGTTGCGGAAGGAGCTGGAGCTGGTGGACGTGGAGTTGGCAGAAGCCCGGAAGAGGATCGAACGAGAGATGAAACAGCTCGATCAGGGGAAGCTGAACAAAGCTCCTCTGAGGGGCTCTCTGTTGCGTACATATGTGGCTCATGTTGTCACCCGCTCTGTTGTCGAGGTGGCCTTCATGACAGGCCAGTACCTCCTTTACGGCTTTCACCTCTACCCGCTCTACAAGTGTGAACGGGATCCTTGTCCCAATGCTGTGGACTGCTATGTTTCCAGACCGACAGAGAAAAGCGTCTTTATGGTGTTCATGCAGTGCATTGCTGGAATTTCCCTTTTCCTAAACATCTTGGAGATCATACATCTGGGTTACAAGAAGATTAAAAAGGGCATATTGGACTTTTATTCTCACCTCAGAGATGAGAGAGATGATCCTGATGACTACTGTGCCAACAAGTGTATAAAAGAATCTGTCGTGCAAATATGCACCAACTCATCCCGAAAGACAACGATTGCTTCTGCACCCAGTGACTACAACCTCTTAATGGACAGGGCGCAGGGCACAATTATGTACCCAAACCTGATCAAACCTTCAACCTTTCTACCTCTTCAGGGCGAGCTGCCCACTCAACACGATTTGGATGATTGCAGATGTTCAGTTCAATACCCCCCACACTGTAACTGCACCTTGACCACAAATGAGCCGTGCTCTCCGTGCTGCGACTCTTTGATTAATCCAAAGCAGGACACTGAGGACTTTGTGCATCTTCCCCTGCACAGTAAAGAGGATGACGGCAGTGAAAAAGGAAGCCCGGACTCTCCAAAATGCCAGCAGAAGGCCACACACACTTCTTCCTTCCCCACGCTGCCTGTGAGCGCATCAAGGAAGCCGTGGAGAGCTCATGGCTCCTTCAAATGCTCCACAGTGTTGGAGGGCAAAAGCTCTGACACAGATTCATACGGGGGTGCAAAAGCCAGCAATGGCCCTCCCTCCAGTCGAACACAGTTAAAATCAGAGGCCAGACATCAGAGTCAGCCCTCCAGCCTGGAGTCTCTGGATGACTCCAGCTCAGGATCCAGGCACAACCACAGACCCCCTTCCTCCAACTGCAAAACATCAGTGGCAAGTAATGCGAGCAGCAGACGAGCAGCTGACCTGCAAATCTGAACTTCAAATACAAACTGTTTCCTTTCAGCAATACATGCTGACTCCCATATCTACATGTAAAGGTATACTACACAgggttttcctaaaaaaaaacaaaaacaaaaagtgtataGACAAAAGTAAATCTTCACAGTCATCACTTATGAACTCAAAGTGTCTGGCGAtgtgtttatctgcagagactctgccttctgtctgtattttcctattttgctgtgtttgggacgTCGGCACAGTATGCAGGTGAAGTCGGTGCCGGAATGTAAGCAGCACGCATCCAACAGGAAGCTACTAAAATCACAGACACagcgctgaaaaaaaaaatacagtgaggCTGAACGCCAAACGCACAAAGCTGGGGTtggctctctctttcttcaaAAATAAGGTTTACAAACAGTACAagacaattcctgcatagtttACCTTTAATTTATGGATTAACAACACTCTAAACTGGCTCCTAGCTGATGAGagttttctaacatttttgtttggtttgtgtttttattctaaacTTTTGACCGTTCAATTAATGAGTCACGCTTAAAAAACTCATTACGGTTAAACTGATTTgaaatttttaattgtttctggcaacatattacaaaaagaaacagcagaGGACTTTGTAcggtgtgttttatatttttttcaacagtttttggaatAAATCTGTTTTCTATTGTGATTAGCTGCATGTGTTGCTACCCAATTAGCATGAAAAATTAAGATTTAGACGTAGTCTAAACACTGTAAGTGGCCGGCCGACAATATTGGTTAATCGAGCAAGTTCATTTTGCACGTTTTCCATCCACCTacaatgtgttttcataaacagttTACAAGCGAGACATTAGCAGACATGGCCACAACAAAGAGCCACTAAGTCAACGGTGAGGGCCACCACTTTCAGGAGTGGAGGAAAGTTTAATACTTttgagtgaaaaacaaaataattgcatttgcatcatttgtatgtaattttttaaaaatgtctaaataccATATATGATTTGAAAGGCACGTGGCCCTGTGGTATTCAATGTGACTATTCATTTTACTGCTTGCGTATTCATTTCTGATAATTGTGTCACATAGTTGTTATGCTTTTAAAGGGGCTGTACGTAACTCTGAATAAAGATAGTTAATCGTTGAGTCTCGCTTTGGGTTGGTAGTCGGACCAAACCGCCAACGCAATGTGTCATTTGACAACATgagaatgagactcaacaatcaaccaTCTTCCTCCGGTTACATACAGCACTTTTAAAGTTTGAAGAATGAACAACATGTAGACTTTTGACGGGCcttttgcaaaatatgtgtCTGATAGCATTGTGTAGATTTGTGCAAAAGCAAATGCAGTTATTTTTAGACTGAAGATTATGCTGTCTGAAGTTTGCCGTTTcattttatctctgtgttttaaagCATTAACGGGAGGATTTAGTCGACACTCATCTGTTTCCTGAACATATCGATAAGCggcaaacacagcagcactgtCCTGTCCACACCAACACGAATACTGTTGGATTACTGTTGTAGGAAACCAGATGTACTCTAGTCCctaacattttcatttgtccCTGTATTGTTGTAATACCTGATTTGTTTCCTGAGAAGGTTTAAGTTCATTTTGCATGAATAAAGAATGTAATGAAATTAAGTAATGACCCTTAGGTATTGTTGATGTGCACCGCTGTATGTGACCACAGACTCAAAATCCTCGAACTGATTTATACATTGCTCTTCAGAAACTGGTtcaacagacaaaacaacaataatcacgagactgtgctttattttactGGTGACTTACACGTTTACTTTCGTCAGACCATTACAAATAAAGTGTGTCACTGTCGACACTTTCATGTCAATCTGGACAGTGCGTGTGTTTATaattatgccaaaaaaataacattttcagtagTATAATCAGGCATAGACctccaaaaaatgcaattaaataaCATGTCCCACATCTTAAGAACTGACCTGGCCAGTCATATAAGAAAAGCTATACTTGAGTCtgaacaaacaagaaaaaaacttatttaCACACATGTACAGAATAAGTTAGATTCTAAGAAACATAGAAAATAAGATTTACAAAggaaaatacctaaaaaatcTTGGCCTTCACATATTAGTGTGATCgtgttttgaaagtgaaaaattacattatttaagCCAAACCAGCGCTGTGGTCTAGTCAGCTGTGGCTCCATCTTCTGATGCAGGTTCAAAACGCTGCAGctggagatggaggagaaagTGCATCTGTGTTAAACTGTATCTTCTCTACAATGCCATGCATGACTTTTACAAACCAGCAAAAAGCTTACCCTTGTTTTAAggtctttgttttcctctgccAGGCTTGCACATTTCTCCTTTAAGTCCATCACCTCCTGCTGCAGAGCCTCCGTGTCTGCCGAAGTCTGAGCAGCAGCGCAGAGATGCTGCTGCACAAATCTGGGAAGGACGTGGTTAAGGAATCTATGGCACTTCTGAACAtttctctttcttatttttcttatttggaGAGGTGGATGCACCGAGCATAAACTTTAGTAGTTCAAGGATACTCCAATGCATTGGTGGGCCTATCAGATTGTTCATACAGAGCCACTAGAACTGaagtcaaagagaaaaaaagagttcaaTAAAATTGCACAAGAACTGAGGCAACTATAGATGGAGCTGGCTATCTCAGGTCAACATTTTTTGGGTATCAGACCAAATCTGATACTGAAACTGACTGGCAGCAATGGACAGAGTCTTGgtcttatttatgttttctctgCATAGATATTTGCTGagtaaattaatcattttggttaaatttggctgctttttttttaaatgaaaacaatgattttgctgatcaataataaatattatgtCATGTAAgatatcaaaatgttttgttatcaGTAGTGGAAGTAAATGCGAACAATTTCTAGCCCTAATTACTAAGACAGTGAATTTGGAGTCGGAGTGTGCCATTAGGTGATCAATTGGTATCATTTACAAATTCCAGCAATTCAGTATGTTGCAAttcattaataataacaacaacagtcCAGCCCTATAAGAATAAGATCTATTTCTACAAAAATATCAACCTGGTCGTGAAGTTGCTTAGGACCAGGTTGCTTTTTATAACAAAGTGATATTTGTGAAtgatgtcaaaggtcaaagagAGAAAACCTCTACAGAAAAAAGGTGCCATACCGCTTGTGAGAGTGTCAACAACACCAGCTTTTTCCAGATATCTCCGAAACTGTTCCCTTTTGGGGTCTGTTGcctgtgagagaaaaaaaccaaaacattttattaccaaaaaaacTCTCAAATGTCATAAAGTATGCTTAAAGATGACTGCGATATATAAAATGCTTAAACTATATCaaattgtaaaaacagtttGTTGACATTATTTTACGTTAATGAACGAACATTTACAGGCTTAAATCATAACCGAAAGCCAAAACTTTCACAGGTGTTCCCTCTGCGCACTGATAAACACACAGCTAGCTAATATTAGCTCAGCTAGCTTACAGTTAGAAGACAAGACACAGTTTCTACGGAGCATTACTGTGAAATAAAAGCGACAACAAACACACGTACTCTATAATGTGCCATAATGATGTGGACTATAACGCTGACTTTCTTCTGAAAGATACAGTGCTCTTGTGTCCCCGTTGATTCCgcacaacaaaactaaaacGCCCGCAAACCACATGAAAAGTTAAGTTTCGTTTAGTTTATGCCTCAAGCAGCGAATCTGCTGCCTTCAGGGGACCTCGGAAAATAACAACATGTACATCAACCACAAGCATGATCAGAGCAAAAGTCAGGACTCATGACcttaatatttcttaaaaaaaaaaaaaaaaaaaaaaaaaaaaaacccccccccccccagaacTTATTTTAAAAGGTAGGTGGTACTGAATTCCTCCTGCACTGCAATTTTGATATTAATATCAATATAcacaaataatatattaattcactttattatatttacattgttGTTTTAGATAACTTTGggttagataaaaaaaattcaaaatatagcTAAAATAATGCtataaccttttaaaaaaaagtacttcagTGCAATTGTCCACACTTCAGTTTTAGTATTACATCTTtaaataaagatgtaaaatgccAAGTCAAAGTACACAtagtttttcttgtcattttctgaTAAATGTTGGCTATATTATACCGAAAACACAACATACAATATACAAGGTAtgtttattagtcatttttttaaaaagatactttaatttttaattttaaaactcagcgtcctgcttttctttttagtaTTTAAACAACCAGGGGACCTTTGTcccaaataattttatattttgtgtttttttttctattctatatTAAAGTTCTCGAATGTTGAAgtactttgctttatttttaatattattcgTATTTctcttaatatgtttattatgtttGATGTTTGCACTAAAACCAAAGCAAGTCCTTGCATGTGAACaccaacttggcaataaatcctTTTCTTATTCTGATTTTCGAGGTGGCGTATGTTACAGAGAAGTAAACTTGCTTTTTCATTACCAGCATTTACTTTTACagcatttacttttttcattagtacttttactttccaTACTTAAGCATGTTAAATATCATAGAATTACTTTGTATATTTAAGCACAGTGAATGTCGGagacttttgttttctgttgttattatcttcattattgttattattttttattattatcaaaaatgtaACTACTGTGATGGGTGGAAATGAGAGTTTGAATGCTATTAATTCCGACATTTCAGAAAGGCCTTAAAGTGTTCACTTTACAGTTGTGGGTTTCTGCCGCCACCTGCTGGTGATATAGAACAACAACAGCGCTGCCCGCCTTTTATTTAGTTCGTTTTTAACAACCGTCATGAAATGTTCACTTATTTTACagcaaacaaaatatgtttaattagGTTTTATCGCTATAAGCT contains:
- the gja9a gene encoding gap junction protein alpha 9a, which translates into the protein MGDWNFLGGILEEVHIHSTMVGKIWLTILFIFRMLVLGVAAEDVWNDEQSDFICNTEQPGCRNVCYDHAFPISLIRYWVLQVIFVSSPSLVYMGHALYRLRALEKARQKKKAVLRKELELVDVELAEARKRIEREMKQLDQGKLNKAPLRGSLLRTYVAHVVTRSVVEVAFMTGQYLLYGFHLYPLYKCERDPCPNAVDCYVSRPTEKSVFMVFMQCIAGISLFLNILEIIHLGYKKIKKGILDFYSHLRDERDDPDDYCANKCIKESVVQICTNSSRKTTIASAPSDYNLLMDRAQGTIMYPNLIKPSTFLPLQGELPTQHDLDDCRCSVQYPPHCNCTLTTNEPCSPCCDSLINPKQDTEDFVHLPLHSKEDDGSEKGSPDSPKCQQKATHTSSFPTLPVSASRKPWRAHGSFKCSTVLEGKSSDTDSYGGAKASNGPPSSRTQLKSEARHQSQPSSLESLDDSSSGSRHNHRPPSSNCKTSVASNASSRRAADLQI
- the LOC121945142 gene encoding c-Myc-binding protein-like, with the protein product MAHYRATDPKREQFRRYLEKAGVVDTLTSVLVALYEQSDRPTNALEFVQQHLCAAAQTSADTEALQQEVMDLKEKCASLAEENKDLKTRLQRFEPASEDGATAD